One Misgurnus anguillicaudatus chromosome 19, ASM2758022v2, whole genome shotgun sequence genomic region harbors:
- the LOC129436754 gene encoding chromobox protein homolog 2, translating into MEELSAVGEQVFDAECILNKRVRKGKLEYLVKWRGWSSKHNSWEPQENLLDPRLLAAFNKREQEKELLMLNRGKRPRGRPRKNLETIPAVSKSSSSSSSSASSSDSSSSSSSSSSSSSDDDDEDDIDRNPEPSPRPRELHPVPQKKAQIVVAKPEPPKKRGRKALPPELKAMRQAKGPRKMFKPIPKDSDIRGSIKKPLMPASFTFTGLNRISGREPITSQNRGSFTHKSSVGRPVGSVSSPLSRPTQGKVASDFKLTVSDMNTGGTDPKTTSCKSPGVAALNLNNSTISSNGPACPQAEPTSPNVPKKQEGPDQTLQRAALPKSPSSFSPLKTPSSLQALNLQSVNKTAQGNGTGESTHLKSAANPARKSTGFNTSPAPNTPTKYSANQPILKSPQRDRSKSEESRDFTERFGKKSQSREEKIAIQTPPTDIRESQMIQDRSSSKDIGKQVKTLSEMSTGEEGSSSDSDQDSSLPSIKQDLSVQTGQDWRPTRSLIEHVFVTDVTANLVTVTVKESPTSVGFFSIRNY; encoded by the exons ATGGAGGAGTTGAGCGCGGTGGGTGAACAGGTCTTTGATGCTGAATGTATCCTCAACAAACGCGTGAGGAAG GGCAAACTGGAGTATCTGGTGAAGTGGAGGGGATGGTCGTCCAA GCATAACAGCTGGGAACCTCAGGAAAACCTTCTTGACCCGCGACTATTGGCTGCTTTTAACAAGAG GGAGCAGGAGAAAGAACTCTTGATGCTTAACAGAGGGAAAAGGCCTCGAGGACGACCTAGAAAAAATTTG GAAACCATTCCAGCTGTGTCAAAATCCAGCAGTTCGTCATCTTCTTCCGCATCGTCCTCGGATTCATCCTCCTCATCCTCatcttcctcctcttcttcttctgatGACGATGATGAAGATGACATCGACAGGAACCCTGAGCCCAGTCCTCGGCCACGAGAACTTCACCCGGTCCCTCAGAAGAAAGCGCAGATCGTGGTGGCCAAGCCAGAACCTCCTAAGAAGCGAGGGAGGAAGGCTTTACCTCCAGAACTGAAGGCAATGCGACAAGCCAAAGGTCCACGAAAAATGTTCAAGCCCATCCCGAAAGACTCAGACATCCGGGGCAGCATTAAGAAACCACTCATGCCCGCCAGCTTCACCTTCACCGGATTAAACAGAATCTCTGGCagggaaccaatcacatcaCAGAACAGAGGATCCTTTACCCACAAGAGTTCTGTGGGACGCCCTGTCGGATCCGTGTCTTCGCCGCTAAGTCGGCCGACGCAAGGCAAAGTCGCTTCTGATTTTAAACTCACAGTATCGGATATGAACACCGGAGGGACTGATCCAAAGACCACCTCATGCAAGTCTCCAGGAGTGGCTGCGTTAAATCTAAACAACTCAACAATCAGTAGCAACGGACCAGCTTGTCCACAGGCAGAGCCTACATCTCCTAATGTACCAAAAAAACAAGAAGGTCCAGATCAGACTCTTCAGCGAGCAGCTCTCCCGAAATCACCAAGTTCCTTTTCACCCCTAAAAACTCCCTCAAGCCTCCAGGCGCTCAACCTGCAGAGCGTCAACAAAACCGCACAGGGTAACGGTACAGGCGAAAGTACCCATCTGAAAAGTGCCGCCAACCCAGCCAGAAAGAGTACGGGATTTAACACAAGTCCTGCTCCGAACACTCCTACTAAGTACTCAGCCAACCAGCCGATCCTGAAGAGTCCGCAACGAGACCGATCCAAATCAGAGGAATCCAGGGATTTCACAGAGAGATTCGGAAAGAAGAGTCAAAGCAGAGAGGAGAAGATTGCGATACAGACACCGCCAACAGACATCCGAGAGTCCCAGATGATTCAAGACAGATCTTCATCTAAAGACATCGGGAAACAAGTCAAGACCTTGAGCGAGATGAGTACCGGAGAGGAGGGCAGCAGCTCGGATTCGGACCAAGATTCCTCGTTACCCAGCATTAAACAAGATTTGTCGGTGCAGACGGGTCAGGACTGGAGGCCGACACGGAGTCTGATCGAGCACGTGTTTGTCACGGATGTTACCGCAAACCTCGTGACGGTAACGGTGAAGGAGTCGCCCACCAGCGTCGGGTTCTTCAGCATCCGTAATTACTGA